AAGCCATTAGAGACTAATAGTTCAGATTTTTTTACTCTTATATCCATTATTTTTTCTTTTAAGTCATGTAAATAGCTTTCTCTATTATCAATATTCTTCAAGGCACTAATAGATAATTCAATACATAATTTACCTATCTTTTTATCTAATCCAATAATTTCAGGATGAGTTTCTTCTATATGAATTTTTCTTTTCCTAAAGTCAGACTCTTCTTCTTGTCTTATTTGATCATATATACTTAATATCTTGGTTTGATAACCTTTAATCATTTTTATCCCATCCTAGTAATTTTTTTTCTAGTTCATCAAAGTCGTAGGCTCTCTGTTCATAATCATTAAAGCTACCTTTAGTAGGTTTACCACCAGCAGTATTGCGTTTGGTAGTAAGTGCATGTTTTTTATCTTTCTTTTCTATGTCCTCTAATGAGTTTATACCGTCTTTAAACCAACTATTTAGAATCCCATCAATATATTTAAAATCGGCTCTGTTAAGTCTATCAAAACAAATATCGCAAGCCTTAAATATAATTTCGAGAGAAAATTTATAAACATTTATCCATTTATCTAGTATTTGTTCTTGAGGCTTCATTATTTCAGGAGCTTTAATCCCTAGATAATTTAATATTTTTCTAATATTTATCCATTTATCCTCATGTTTCTTTATATAAGATTGGGCATCTTCAATATTTTTAATATCCGCATCATGCCATGCAATGGCAATGGTTTCAATGTACCTATAATCAACTTTACCTTTTGATACGCAGTATTGAATTAATAGAAGTATTAATTCTGGGGGAAAGTTATAATCTTTTTGCCAGCTTAGATACATTGTCATTTCTTTTGGTGATAATGGTTTGGCTAATAGTTTTTCAATATCCTGTAGCATGCCCTTTATAGAAGAGTTGGTTAATTCCTCGAGTAAATTTATATTTTGTATATTCTCATTTGGAACATCTAAAAGGTCTAAAAATTCAATATTAAAATTACCCATATTATCAATTGGAGTCATTTTAATTATGGTTTCATCATTCCAGTAGTTCCAAGCATTAACGACATCCGTTTCTAGGAGTCCAAGGGTATTTGCTATTACCGAAGATGTAGCACCTATTTCTCCAGATGCACAATACTTTAGTCCAAGAAGATAAACTTTAACAAATTCTCCCCTAGCTCTAGGCATAAACTTATCTATAAAAATATTACTCACAGGAGTATATTTATAATTTTCATTTTTAAACATGAAAGTGCTCATAAAGTCACTACCTTCCTTTTTATATTTTAGAATTAGTATTTTAGAATTAGTATTTTAACATCTAAAATTAAGTTTATCTATATAATGTAGATAATAAATTATATAGTGTATTTTAATCTATAAAAATTTTATTATTCAACCTATAGTATACCATATAGTTAAAAATATAAATAAAAGAATATTTGAATAATGTTTAATTTATGGTACAAAAGGGCATATTAAGCAAGTGTCATAGGAGGTATAATATTGAATGCTTTAAGATGAAAAAAAGCGTTATCTGTGTGTTACTTATAACAATGATGGTGGTATAGAAACCACATATGCACACTGTAGTGACATTCTCGTAAAAAAAGGTGATATATAAAGAAAGGCATGAAA
This window of the Clostridium estertheticum genome carries:
- a CDS encoding DnaD domain protein; translated protein: MSTFMFKNENYKYTPVSNIFIDKFMPRARGEFVKVYLLGLKYCASGEIGATSSVIANTLGLLETDVVNAWNYWNDETIIKMTPIDNMGNFNIEFLDLLDVPNENIQNINLLEELTNSSIKGMLQDIEKLLAKPLSPKEMTMYLSWQKDYNFPPELILLLIQYCVSKGKVDYRYIETIAIAWHDADIKNIEDAQSYIKKHEDKWINIRKILNYLGIKAPEIMKPQEQILDKWINVYKFSLEIIFKACDICFDRLNRADFKYIDGILNSWFKDGINSLEDIEKKDKKHALTTKRNTAGGKPTKGSFNDYEQRAYDFDELEKKLLGWDKND